The Mytilus edulis chromosome 12, xbMytEdul2.2, whole genome shotgun sequence genome contains a region encoding:
- the LOC139499484 gene encoding uncharacterized protein isoform X2 translates to MINRNKTSERIEQSDCKKEHILDNNTGDETQEYYYIEEQHETSCNSDIYESIEVQAVKPTHCASTHLSFKSWPGKRLTCFIFGFLLLGVIVGMTAFMLLKNNSQDPDQQNTQAQVTPCTSSPCLNNGECKVQKDSYQCHCPVGFNGTECQETPCSREPCFYNGKCTELGNLPTCACSDGYNGSRCEVTPCHSSPCSNGGECTPTGSSFECSCPTGYFGKQCQGTPCHSSPCLNRGTCKPTGSSFVCSCPIGYSGKQCEIRPQCPYGWKMNENKCYYFSSGSTNWYSAKSNCQRRSSMLAEVTTRSKMRFLRTNAQVNGETFWLGGSDQAYEGLWRWTTSRQSFTVTDWHTRTIHEPNNLDGNEDCLNIHKKLDFEWNDDKCSNHYRFICEKSLI, encoded by the exons ATGATTAATAGAAACAAGACCAGTGAAAGAATAGAGCAAAGTGATTGTAAAAAGGAGCATATTTTGGATAATAACACTGGCGACGAAACTCAAGAATATTATTATATCGAAGAACAACACGAGACTTCATGTAACTCTGACATTTATGAGAGTATAGAAGTTCAAGCAGTAAAACCTACTCATTGCGCTTCAACACATTTGTCTTTCAAATCTTGGCCAGGAAAACGTTTGACTTGTTTTATATTTGGGTTTCTTTTGTTGGGTGTCATAGTCGGTATGACTGCGTTTATGTTACTGAAAAATAATTCGCAAGATCCCGACCAGCAAAACACTCAGGCTCAAG TGACACCATGCACCAGTTCACCCTGTTTAAACAATGGAGAATGTAAAGTACAAAAGGATTCATACCAATGCCATTGTCCTGTTGGTTTTAATGGAACTGAATGTCAAG AAACACCGTGTTCTAGAGAACCTTGCTTCTACAATGGAAAATGCACTGAACTTGGTAATTTACCAACCTGTGCTTGTAGTGATGGATACAACGGATCAAGATGTGAAG TTACACCATGCCACAGTTCACCTTGTTCGAATGGGGGAGAATGTACACCAACCGGAAGTAGTTTTGAATGTTCCTGTCCAACTGGATACTTCGGAAAACAATGTCAAG gaaCACCATGCCACAGTTCACCTTGTTTAAATAGGGGAACATGCAAGCCCACTGGTAGTAGTTTTGTTTGTTCCTGTCCAATTGGATACAGTGGAAAACAATGCGAAA TTCGACCTCAATGTCCCTATGGTTGGAAGatgaatgaaaacaaatgttattatTTTAGCAGTGGAAGCACAAATTGGTATAGTGCCAAG TCTAATTGTCAACGGCGTAGCAGTATGCTTGCAGAAGTAACAACACGAAGTAAGATGAGGTTTCTAAGGACAAACGCACAAGTAAATGGGGAAA CTTTTTGGCTTGGTGGATCAGATCAGGCTTATGAAGGTTTGTGGAGATGGACAACTAGTAGACAGAGTTTTACAGTAACGGATTGGCATACACGTACTATACACGAACCAAATAATCTGGATGGAAACGAAGATTGTctaaacattcataaaaaattggaCTTTGAATGGAAtgatgacaaatgttcaaaccATTATCGCTTTATATGCGAAAAATC attgaTTTGA
- the LOC139499484 gene encoding neurogenic locus Notch protein-like isoform X1, with protein sequence MINRNKTSERIEQSDCKKEHILDNNTGDETQEYYYIEEQHETSCNSDIYESIEVQAVKPTHCASTHLSFKSWPGKRLTCFIFGFLLLGVIVGMTAFMLLKNNSQDPDQQNTQAQVTPCTSSPCLNNGECKVQKDSYQCHCPVGFNGTECQETPCSREPCFYNGKCTELGNLPTCACSDGYNGSRCEVTPCHSSPCSNGGECTPTGSSFECSCPTGYFGKQCQGTPCHSSPCLNRGTCKPTGSSFVCSCPIGYSGKQCERTPCHSSPCLNRGTCNPSGSSFVCSCQTGYSGKQCQITPCHSSPCLNVGRCTSTYSGFVCSCKTGFSGNRCQIRPQCPYGWKMNENKCYYFSSGSTNWYSAKSNCQRRSSMLAEVTTRSKMRFLRTNAQVNGETFWLGGSDQAYEGLWRWTTSRQSFTVTDWHTRTIHEPNNLDGNEDCLNIHKKLDFEWNDDKCSNHYRFICEKSLI encoded by the exons ATGATTAATAGAAACAAGACCAGTGAAAGAATAGAGCAAAGTGATTGTAAAAAGGAGCATATTTTGGATAATAACACTGGCGACGAAACTCAAGAATATTATTATATCGAAGAACAACACGAGACTTCATGTAACTCTGACATTTATGAGAGTATAGAAGTTCAAGCAGTAAAACCTACTCATTGCGCTTCAACACATTTGTCTTTCAAATCTTGGCCAGGAAAACGTTTGACTTGTTTTATATTTGGGTTTCTTTTGTTGGGTGTCATAGTCGGTATGACTGCGTTTATGTTACTGAAAAATAATTCGCAAGATCCCGACCAGCAAAACACTCAGGCTCAAG TGACACCATGCACCAGTTCACCCTGTTTAAACAATGGAGAATGTAAAGTACAAAAGGATTCATACCAATGCCATTGTCCTGTTGGTTTTAATGGAACTGAATGTCAAG AAACACCGTGTTCTAGAGAACCTTGCTTCTACAATGGAAAATGCACTGAACTTGGTAATTTACCAACCTGTGCTTGTAGTGATGGATACAACGGATCAAGATGTGAAG TTACACCATGCCACAGTTCACCTTGTTCGAATGGGGGAGAATGTACACCAACCGGAAGTAGTTTTGAATGTTCCTGTCCAACTGGATACTTCGGAAAACAATGTCAAG gaaCACCATGCCACAGTTCACCTTGTTTAAATAGGGGAACATGCAAGCCCACTGGTAGTAGTTTTGTTTGTTCCTGTCCAATTGGATACAGTGGAAAACAATGCGAAA gaaCACCATGCCACAGCTCACCTTGTTTAAATAGAGGAACATGCAATCCTTCTGGTAGTAGTTTTGTTTGTTCCTGTCAAACTGGATACAGTGGAAAACAATGTCAAA TCACACCATGCCATAGTTCACCATGTCTAAATGTGGGAAGATGCACATCAACTTACAGTGGTTTTGTGTGTTCCTGTAAAACCGGATTCTCTGGAAACCGATGTCAAA TTCGACCTCAATGTCCCTATGGTTGGAAGatgaatgaaaacaaatgttattatTTTAGCAGTGGAAGCACAAATTGGTATAGTGCCAAG TCTAATTGTCAACGGCGTAGCAGTATGCTTGCAGAAGTAACAACACGAAGTAAGATGAGGTTTCTAAGGACAAACGCACAAGTAAATGGGGAAA CTTTTTGGCTTGGTGGATCAGATCAGGCTTATGAAGGTTTGTGGAGATGGACAACTAGTAGACAGAGTTTTACAGTAACGGATTGGCATACACGTACTATACACGAACCAAATAATCTGGATGGAAACGAAGATTGTctaaacattcataaaaaattggaCTTTGAATGGAAtgatgacaaatgttcaaaccATTATCGCTTTATATGCGAAAAATC attgaTTTGA